The DNA region GCACGCTTCGACAAGGCCGATTGCGTTGATGGATCCTACGGGACGGTGCACTTCAATCTGTCGTTCCCGCTGTTCCAGTCTGAATTCCAGTACTGGATTGAGCAGTATCCGAAGGCAGCGTCCGAAGACGTCGTCGATCTTGTGAAAGGTGTGTACGAGGACGAGGTGATCTCCAAGGTGATGCATGCCCACAAGATGTCGGGTCAGCCGCTGTACGCAGTGGACGGGGATGACGTCATCCGCGTGAACAACGCCAACATTGACAGCTGGACGTCTCCGGAGGCGCTCACCGCTACGGTCCTCGGCCTGATCAATGTCGAACAGCGCATCAACGTGCTCGCGGGCTCCCGCTTCGGGAAGAAGAGGCCGGCATGACGAGCGGAGACGAACATGGTAACGGGGGCAATCCTCCGACGGTCGAGGTCGAGTTCGGTGACAACGGACGGGTGAAGCTGACGGCGGTGATCGACACGGCGCTGTCCAAAAGCTTGCTTAGCGATCCCGACTCCATCGCGTCGATCGCCGACAATGAGTTCACCGACGTCCAGCACGAGTTGACCCATCACGCGCCTGAAGATCGCTCAGCGAAGGACAGTGCGATCTATCAATCGGTCGCGTCGTTCGACGGCGGCGACGACTTGCTCGTATTTCAGGGCACCCTGACGATCGAGTTCACGCGGTGCGACGCAACCGACCCGCGATGCAACGACATTGTGGGAGCGATCATCAACGACGCTATCCGAGACCTCCGGAAGTGGCTGCGGGCTGAGCTGGAGTCCCGCTGCAGGGGCGAGTGACCGCGCGAGGTTGAAGTCCCGGACCCCGGCGACATTAGAGGCGCAATGCCATCCGTGGGGCGATGTGCCCATGGGGAGGGTTACCTGCCCTGGGGCAGGGCCGAGTAGCGCGGCGTTGCTGTCGGCGGCGAGCGTCAGCGCCGGCAGCGGCGCACAGTCCAGCGGGTGCGCCAGAATGTGCGTCGCCTGGCCGCCGGCGGTCTCGGCGTTAGCGATGGCCGCCATCACCGCGTCGAGGTTCCCGGCGGTCACGACGTCGCCCGTGCCCACGGTCAGCGGCCGGCTTAGCAGGCCAGCGGGCGGGTTGGTGCGGGCGCGACCGGCGCAGCCTCGGTCAGGAAGGCGCGGTTGGCCTTGCGCACCAGCGCCTCCCGTGAGGCCTCGGAGATGAGCGCGGCCGCGTCGCCCTGCCTCCCACTCCTCCCGCGAGACGGGGAACGATCAGCCCGACCTTGCCGGTGTGGATGGCCACCTGGGTGTCGTCGGGCGACAGCTCGGGGATCGGATCGCCCTCGGGGGACGAACGGGACGGCGTCGGGGCCGAAGAAGGCGTACGGCACCAGCACCGCGGACGCATCGCCCTAGACGGCACCGGCCTTCGTGGTGCACCGGAGGACCAGCGCGTCGGAGTCCGTCCGGGGCGGGCCCGGCCATCTGGTCGAAACCGCCGCCAGAGCCAGTCGCGACCCGGTACGAAACAAAAGGGCCCTACGCACCCGCGAACAGGCCTAACCACTAACCCGGAGTGTCAAGGATCAACCGAACACGATCCGTCAACCATCACCCGACGCTAAACAGCCCTACTAAGTCTCCTTTATTACGTCGGCTCAGCCGGCCGGCACCTCGAACGCATTGGTGTAGAAGCGCAACCGTTCGCGCACTTCGCCGGGGTCGAGGCCGAATTCGGCGGCTGAATAGCGATGCTTGCCGTGGGCATCGCGTGAATGGACCACCTCGTTCCGGTCCAGCATCGCGGCCACATCGGGGCTGTCCATTTCCGCGCCGGCGTAGATCCGGTGCAGCGTCTGCTCAGGTCGGGAAACCAGATCGGTGTATTGCACGTCGACCCAGGTAACGCGCTGCGCCGCATCGGATTCGCGGACGCCCAGTGCTCGCCGCAGCCACAGTTCGGTCTGATCGAGCTGGGTTCGGCCCACGTCCGCGCCGTCGACCTCGTCGCTGTAGGTCGAGCGATACGTCGCAAAGAGGCTCGCCCCGGAGGCGACGGTCGGTACGACGTCGCGGTGCAGCTGCACGATGCAGGCGCCCGGGTAGGTCGCAATCAGGTGATCGAGCTCGGCGGTATGCGCCGGTGCCTTGAGCACCCAGCGGCGCCCGTCGCAGCCGTCGAGAATCTGCAGCATGCGGCGATGCTGGCGGTACTCCTCGGACAGATCCTGCCGGGCCAGCCAACGTGCGTAACCGTTCAACCGCGTCGTCGCCGTGAACCCCCAGTTACACAGCGTCGTGCCCATGCCCAACACACATTCCTCGGCCATCTGCGGCCCGGAGTCGTGGACCGCGGCCATGGTGGGGTTGAGGATGTGCAACATCTGGTTGGCGGCAGCCGCTGCCTGGATCCGCTGCTCGCGCACTTCGGGAGCCAGTTCGCCCGGCAGCTTCCACGGCAGACCCAGCTCGGCGGGCAGCGGCGCACGCAGCCGCGGGTCTTGGGCCAGCAGCCGGAACAGGTAGGTCGTGCCGGTGCGCCAGCCACCGATGATGACGATCGGCGGGCCTACCGGCCGCCGTTCCACGTCGGGATGCGAGCGCAGATACTCGGCGATCCGCCACCGCGCGACCAGGCGGCCCACCGCGGTGTTCTGCACCGTCAGCGCACCCAGGGCATTGAGTCGGCCGTCCTCGGCCGCCGAGCCGAGGTATTCGACGAGCCCGGGCCGCCACGCCGCGGCGGGCCCCAGAACGGTGCTGTCGGCGCCGCGGCAGGCGCGGTCGACCACCGACTGCACCGCATCGGCGCCGAGCCGATACTTCTGCGGCGCCAGCCCGCGGTCGTGTTCGGCGGCGGCGTAGGCCTGCAGTGCGGCCGGGCTACGTGGCGGGGCGACCCAGCCGCTCATGACTGCCCGTCCAGATCGGCGAGCGCGATGCGACGCACGGTGGGCAGTTCCGGGGGACGCTCCGGTTGCAGGAATCGCATGACGAGCACCCCGAAGGGCCGATTCTCGGTGTCGATCCAGTCGCCCGCCGCAGCCGCCGGGGCGGTTCCCGAGACCACGAACCGGTAGCGGTTGCCGGTCAGAGTTGCGGTGGCACCGGTGTAGGAGACGGGCCGGTAGCGGTGATCGAGTGAGTTGAGAAACCGGCTGTACGCCAAGATGTTCCAGTAGCGGCAGGGGGTCAGCTCGCCCTCGATCACCAGAGCCTCGTCCGGGGCCAACCGCCATCCGCCGCGCAGGTAATGAATGCCGGGTTCGGTGAAGACGGCGCCGCCGCTCATCTCGTCCCAGTGCCGCAATCGGTTGAGATTCTGCTCATCGGCAGCGCGTGCCGTCGACCAGATCTGGGGGACCAGGGAGGCCATGGTGGCCAGCTTGGTCAGCTGAGCGGCGAACCGCTCCGGTGCGATGGGCTGCGGAACCGGTGGTGTGCCCACCGGATCGATGCGACACCAGCCGATCTCGTCGGTGTGTACCCGCTCATGAAAATGCCGCACCCAGATCGCCGAGGCGCGTTCGGGCAAACCCAGCCAGTCGCTTCCCGGAACAGGTTCACCACCCACGACGACGTCGTAGTTCCCGAACTCGTCGAAGTGCAGCGTGTCGCTGTCG from Mycolicibacter sp. MU0083 includes:
- a CDS encoding sulfotransferase family protein — encoded protein: MSGWVAPPRSPAALQAYAAAEHDRGLAPQKYRLGADAVQSVVDRACRGADSTVLGPAAAWRPGLVEYLGSAAEDGRLNALGALTVQNTAVGRLVARWRIAEYLRSHPDVERRPVGPPIVIIGGWRTGTTYLFRLLAQDPRLRAPLPAELGLPWKLPGELAPEVREQRIQAAAAANQMLHILNPTMAAVHDSGPQMAEECVLGMGTTLCNWGFTATTRLNGYARWLARQDLSEEYRQHRRMLQILDGCDGRRWVLKAPAHTAELDHLIATYPGACIVQLHRDVVPTVASGASLFATYRSTYSDEVDGADVGRTQLDQTELWLRRALGVRESDAAQRVTWVDVQYTDLVSRPEQTLHRIYAGAEMDSPDVAAMLDRNEVVHSRDAHGKHRYSAAEFGLDPGEVRERLRFYTNAFEVPAG